Proteins encoded in a region of the Phaenicophaeus curvirostris isolate KB17595 chromosome 1, BPBGC_Pcur_1.0, whole genome shotgun sequence genome:
- the MOGAT2 gene encoding 2-acylglycerol O-acyltransferase 2 produces MKVEFAPLSVPLQRRLQTASVVQWVFSFLCLAQCCTAVFIALFFTRFWLISALYAAWWFTDREKPSKGGRRIHAIRNSVIWRYMRDYFPITLVKTAELDPRQNYLMGFHPHGVLAAGAFLNFCTEASGFSMIFPGITPHLMMLSLWFRIPFFRDYLMSGGLVSSDKQSASYVLQKPEGGNMLAIIVGGAQEALDARPGSCTLLLKNRKGFVRLAIQHGTPLVPIFSFGENDLFEQVRNPKGSWLRQLQHRLQQIMGISLPLFHARGVFQYSFGLMPYRRPIYTVVGKPIPVQRKHRPSEEEVDQVHQKYLNELSKLFEEHKAKYNIPEDRHLEFI; encoded by the exons ATGAAGGTTGAGTTTGCTCCACTCTCCGTGCCGCTACAGAGGAGGCTTCAGACAGCATCGGTGGTTCAATGGGTCTTTAGCTTCCTGTGTCTAG CACAGTGCTGCACAGCTGTCTTCATCGCCCTCTTCTTCACCCGTTTTTGGCTGATCAGTGCCCTCTACGCTGCATGGTGGTTCACAGACAGGGAAAAGCCCAGCAAGGGTGGGAGGCGAATCCACGCCATCCGGAACAGTGTCATCTGGAGGTACATGAGGGACTATTTTCCCATCACG CTGGTGAAGACGGCAGAGCTGGACCCTAGGCAGAACTATCTGATGGGATTTCATCCCCACGGGGTCCTGGCAGCAGGAGCTTTTCTCAATTTCTGCACAGAGGCATCAGGTTTTTCCATGATTTTCCCGGGTATCACCCCACACCTGATGATGCTCTCCCTCTGGTTTCGCATCCCCTTCTTCAGGGACTACCTGATGAGCGGAG GGCTTGTCTCCTCTGACAAGCAGAGTGCATCCTACGTGCTGCAGAAGCCAGAGGGTGGGAACATGCTGGCCATCATCGTTGGCGGGGCCCAGGAGGCACTGGATGCCCGGCCAGGATCATGCACCTTGCTCCTGAAGAATAGGAAAGGATTTGTACGCCTGGCTATCCAGCATGG CACCCCTCTGGTCCCCATCTTTTCCTTCGGAGAGAACGACCTCTTTGAGCAGGTGAGAAACCCCAAGGGCTCCTGGCTGAGGCAGCTCCAGCACCGGCTCCAACAGATCATGGgcatctcccttcccctctttcaTGCACGAGGCGTCTTCCAGTACAGCTTTGGGCTGATGCCCTATCGACGGCCCATCTACACCGTGG TTGGGAAGCCAATTCCAGTGCAAAGGAAGCACAGACCCTCTGAAGAAGAAGTTGATCAAGTTCATCAGAAATACCTAAATGAATTGAGTAAGCTCTTTGAGGAGCACAAAGCTAAATATAACATCCCGGAAGATAGACACCTGGAATTTATATAG